In Mycobacterium sp. 050128, one genomic interval encodes:
- a CDS encoding zf-HC2 domain-containing protein, translated as MDEMKTPIRDVGPPGDNEAFGLIMGDNHRYAMWDAAYVLGSLSSVDRREFEGHMVHCPACRHAVAELSGVPALLSQLDREEVAAIAESGDIPPATPEPSPELLPSLLAKVAWRRRRTRAITWVASSAAAAVLAVGVFVGVQGHTPSATPPQPVAASSEMAQVGTNLLASTVQISSQHWGTSINLKCVCLAPPYAHHDTLAMVVVGRDGSQTRLATWVAEPGHTATPAASISTPIEQIAAVQVVAADSGQVLLQRSL; from the coding sequence ATGGATGAAATGAAGACGCCGATACGAGATGTAGGCCCACCCGGCGACAACGAGGCCTTTGGTCTGATCATGGGTGACAATCACCGCTACGCGATGTGGGATGCCGCATACGTGCTGGGGTCGCTGTCGTCCGTCGATCGCCGTGAGTTCGAGGGGCACATGGTGCACTGCCCGGCGTGCCGGCACGCCGTCGCCGAGCTCAGTGGAGTGCCGGCCCTGCTTTCGCAACTCGATCGCGAAGAAGTTGCCGCGATCGCGGAGTCCGGCGACATCCCACCGGCGACGCCGGAGCCCTCGCCCGAGCTGTTGCCGTCGTTGCTGGCGAAGGTGGCCTGGCGCCGCCGCCGGACGCGGGCGATCACCTGGGTGGCCTCGTCCGCCGCGGCCGCGGTACTAGCGGTCGGCGTGTTCGTCGGCGTTCAGGGTCATACCCCGTCGGCGACCCCGCCGCAGCCGGTGGCCGCTTCGTCGGAGATGGCGCAGGTGGGTACCAACCTGCTGGCGTCGACGGTGCAGATCTCCAGTCAGCACTGGGGGACGTCCATCAACTTGAAGTGCGTCTGCCTGGCGCCGCCGTATGCGCACCACGACACGTTGGCGATGGTCGTGGTCGGTCGCGACGGCAGTCAAACCCGACTGGCGACCTGGGTGGCCGAACCGGGCCACACCGCGACGCCGGCCGCGAGCATCTCGACGCCGATCGAGCAGATCGCCGCCGTGCAAGTGGTCGCCGCCGATAGTGGTCAGGTTTTGTTGCAGCGTTCGCTGTAA
- a CDS encoding sigma-70 family RNA polymerase sigma factor, which yields MARGAGTWGASGAAEAALMKALYDEHAAVLWRYALRLTGDAAHAEDVVQETLLRAWQHPEVVGDTERSARAWLFTVARNMIIDDRRSARYRNVVASTDVDGAPEQATPDEVNAALDRLLIADAMTQLSAEHRAVIERSYYRGWTTAQIAGDLDIAEGTVKSRLHYAVRALRLTLQELGVTR from the coding sequence GTGGCTCGGGGCGCTGGTACCTGGGGGGCTTCGGGGGCGGCGGAAGCTGCGTTGATGAAGGCGCTCTACGACGAGCACGCCGCCGTCCTGTGGCGCTATGCGCTGCGGCTGACCGGCGACGCCGCCCACGCCGAGGACGTCGTCCAGGAAACGCTGCTGAGAGCGTGGCAGCATCCAGAAGTCGTCGGCGACACCGAGCGCTCGGCCCGCGCCTGGTTGTTTACCGTCGCCCGCAACATGATCATCGACGATCGGCGCAGCGCCCGGTATCGCAACGTAGTCGCTTCGACCGATGTCGACGGAGCGCCCGAGCAGGCCACGCCCGACGAGGTGAACGCGGCACTGGACCGGCTGCTGATCGCCGACGCGATGACGCAACTGTCCGCGGAACACCGGGCCGTTATCGAGCGTTCGTACTACCGCGGATGGACCACTGCACAGATTGCTGGAGACCTCGACATTGCCGAGGGAACCGTGAAGTCGCGACTACACTATGCCGTGCGGGCTTTGCGGCTCACTCTGCAGGAACTCGGAGTTACTCGATGA